In the Chloroflexota bacterium genome, AGAACGAACGCTTGCGCATCTTGGAGGAGCAACGCGACGGCTTCGCGCTGGCGGAAAAGGACCTGATGCTGCGCGGGCCGGGTGAGTTCTTTGGTACGCGCCAAGCCGGGCTCCCGGCACTCAAAGTGGCGAAGCTCTCCGACCTCGCTACATTAGAGCTTGCCCGCGAGGAAGCAAGGAAGCTATTTGATGCGGATCCGCTGCTGCAAGACCCGAGGTACGCGGGGCTCGCGCAGCGAGTTGCCACGTTCTGGCGTGTGGAAAGCGAACTTTCATGAGCGAATCCTATACAGATCCCGATGAGCTTTTCGATGTTTGTGATTCGTTGGGGCGACCGCTGGGTTTGCGCAAGCGCCGGGCGGACGTACATCGCGACGGCGACTGGCACCGGTCTATCCACTGTTGGGTAGTGGGGCAGTACCACAACGGCACGCCCTACGTGATTTTCCAGCGTCGGTCGGAATCCAAGGATACGTCACCGGGGAAACTGGATGCGACCGTTGGGGGACACTTGACCGCCGGGGAGTCCGTAGAGGATGCCTTGCGGGAATCTCAAGAGGAGATCGGCCTCGCTCTCTCAATGAGCGATCTCTTGCCGTTAGGAGTACGCCAAGCCGCGAGTGATATCGAGCCCGGCGTACGTGACTATGAGGTGCAGTTCGTTTTCTTGTATCGAGCTAATCTACCGCTCTCCTCTTTCGCGCCAAGCCCTGCCGAGGTCTCGGCCTTGTTAGAGATTTCCGTTCCGAACGCACTTGAGCTTCTATCGGGAAAACGCGAAACGATTTCGGCTAAGGCGCTCTGCAATCAGCGCTGTCACCCTAACGAAGCGTGGCTGGCGGAACAAGATGTCCGAGCGGACGACTTTACATCTCAAGCCGATCGCTATTTCTATCGGCTGTGCGTTCAGACTGATCTGCTCTATAAGGGTTATCCACATGTCTCGATTTGATACCTCTGCCGCGACGGCATGACAGCGCACATGAGAGACCACGCCACTACAACGTCTCACGAGAAAGCCTTTCCAAGCATACGGCTTCACAATAGATCCCCGGAGTATTGCCTTAAGATGATGCCCAGACCGCGTGAGATTACTTTATGAATATGCGTATTATCCGTGGAACTGCCGCGGGACGGCGCCTGCGGGCGCCGAAATCGAAGCAGGTGCGCCCTACGCTCGACAAAGTGAAACACGCCATCTTCAATTCGCTCGGCGAAAGCGGAGAGTGCGGCCGCGTGTTAGAACTTTACGCGGGCACCGGTGCGCTCGGCATAGAGGCCTTAAGCCGGGGAGCTGATTGGTGTGACTTTGTTGACGTGCTGCCGGCGTCCTGCCGCGCAATCCGTGAGAACTTGCGCGTGGCGTCATTGCGTGAAAGGGCGCGCGTGATCCAGGCACGTGTGCCGGGAGTGTTCAACCGTTTGAAAGAGCCGTACGACCTCATCTTGGCAGACCCGCCGTACCATACCGTGGACCATGAAGACTGGCTACCGGCACTTGCCGAATCGCGCGCAATTGAGGAACAGACGGTGATTGTCGTTGGGCACTGGAAGAAGAAATTGCCTGACGAACAGTGGGGACAGTTGCGGCTCTTACGCCGCCGTCAACACGGCGACTCGATGTTCAGTATCTATGCGGTGGGCGACGAGTGAGAGAGACGCGCCGACCGTCAGCCGGGCCGGTTCGCCAATGCCATGACAGATTCTGCCAGGAGGAGCGCGGCATCAGTCCGAGCGAGCCCCTTGGCGGCACATGCCATCGCTTTCTGCCTCACCGGATCGGCAAGCAGCTCACGCGCGCGTTTACATAAAGTAACGCCAGTGAGTTCTTCCTGCTCAATTATCACCGCCGCGCCGGCACGTGCGGCATGCTGCGCGTTGCGCCGCTGTTCGTCGCCGCCGGTTGGCACCAAGGGGATGAGAATCGCCGGTTTGCCAAGGGCAAAGAGCTCTGCTATCGTGCCTGCGCCGGAGCGGCTCACTACCGCGTCCGCCAGCGCGTAGAGGTGTCCTATCTCTTCTTCAACAAAATCGACCACGTGGTAGCGCGCATGCAGGTGGTCCGGCAACGCCGCGCGCGCCCGCTGGAGGCGTTCAACCTCGCGTGTTGGCCCTGTTGCCTGGCGTCCGCATTGGT is a window encoding:
- a CDS encoding NUDIX domain-containing protein yields the protein MSESYTDPDELFDVCDSLGRPLGLRKRRADVHRDGDWHRSIHCWVVGQYHNGTPYVIFQRRSESKDTSPGKLDATVGGHLTAGESVEDALRESQEEIGLALSMSDLLPLGVRQAASDIEPGVRDYEVQFVFLYRANLPLSSFAPSPAEVSALLEISVPNALELLSGKRETISAKALCNQRCHPNEAWLAEQDVRADDFTSQADRYFYRLCVQTDLLYKGYPHVSI
- the rsmD gene encoding 16S rRNA (guanine(966)-N(2))-methyltransferase RsmD, with protein sequence MNMRIIRGTAAGRRLRAPKSKQVRPTLDKVKHAIFNSLGESGECGRVLELYAGTGALGIEALSRGADWCDFVDVLPASCRAIRENLRVASLRERARVIQARVPGVFNRLKEPYDLILADPPYHTVDHEDWLPALAESRAIEEQTVIVVGHWKKKLPDEQWGQLRLLRRRQHGDSMFSIYAVGDE